The following are encoded in a window of Poecile atricapillus isolate bPoeAtr1 chromosome 3, bPoeAtr1.hap1, whole genome shotgun sequence genomic DNA:
- the LOC131577603 gene encoding cytochrome c oxidase assembly protein COX20, mitochondrial, translating into MAGEGDSEPGKSFKLLGFLDVQNVPCARESVLYGSLGSLVMGLGYFLATSRVRRSCDVAVGGFICTMLGYWFYCRYNLAQQRIRQRMLKEGMKNRVLFEGSYLDPEKEQTGSERSDS; encoded by the exons ATGGCGGGCGAGGGCGACTCTGAGCCGGGGAAG TCCTTTAAACTCCTGGGATTTCTTGATGTTCAAAATGTCCCATGTGCACGAGAATCAGTGCTCTATGGTTCCCTGGGGTCTTTAGTTATGGGTCTTGGATATTTTTTAGCAACTA gtagaGTTAGAAGATCTTGTGATGTTGCAGTTGGTGGCTTTATTTGCACAATGTTAGGATACTG GTTTTACTGCAGGTACAACCTGGCCCAGCAAAGGATCCGGCAAAGAATGCTTAAAGAAGGAATGAAGAACAGAGTTTTATTTGAAGGCAGTTATCTTGATCCAGAAAAGGAACAAACTGGCAGTGAAAGAAGCGATTCATAG